In Cytophagia bacterium CHB2, a single window of DNA contains:
- a CDS encoding YlxR family protein encodes MLERTCLACGRKTAKRELLRLSRTPEGVFVIDARQKLPGRGAYVCPTRACAELLQRKKGLHHGFRQQVPPEIYQCIVDFVQETTTIGDSSSD; translated from the coding sequence ATGCTTGAACGAACCTGCCTGGCTTGCGGCCGCAAAACGGCAAAGCGGGAATTGTTGCGTCTGAGTCGCACTCCCGAGGGTGTTTTTGTTATTGATGCGCGTCAAAAGCTGCCGGGCCGGGGCGCATATGTCTGCCCCACACGGGCTTGCGCCGAATTGCTGCAACGCAAGAAAGGGCTGCATCACGGCTTTCGCCAGCAGGTGCCGCCGGAAATTTATCAATGCATTGTGGATTTCGTGCAAGAAACCACGACGATTGGCGATAGCTCATCAGACTAG